A stretch of the Pseudomonas helvetica genome encodes the following:
- a CDS encoding NRAMP family divalent metal transporter has protein sequence MSNLKIETAVLDSAHAGDIRGAFGTIRHDDIAPRKGWWQRFKTLMAILGPGLIVMVGDNDAGAFSTYGQAGQNYGTMLLWTMALLIPVLYVNQEMVLRLGAVTGVGHARLIIERFGKFWGAFSAIDLFILNALTIVTEFIGISLGMDFLGVPKVAGVCVAAVFIMLAACTGDFRRFERFALILVIGSLLLVPIFVMIHPPMAQVAHDFFIPQLPTDGKLSEVLLLIIGIVGTTVAPWQLFFQQSYVIDKRITPRFIKYERADLWLGIAMVVIGAVAMIAFTAQVFVGHPEFGQFTDAGAIATGIAKYHGRLPGVLFAIALIDASIIGAMAVSLSTAYALGDVLNLKHSLHRKPGDAKGFYLMYCALIALAAALVLIPGVPLGLLTNAVQTLAGVLLPSATVFLLLLCNDKEVLGPWTNKRFTNLITAVIVAVLVLMSVILTAAVAFPDMSGETITNILIGGGMVGLVIAIAVNVLHARAEVDKGMLPESTVTFTQQMMYSWRMPPLAQLKPMVLSQRNRIWMGVLRGYLVVAMGMVIYKVIQLALA, from the coding sequence ATGTCCAACTTGAAGATTGAAACGGCTGTTCTTGACAGCGCCCACGCCGGAGACATCCGCGGAGCATTCGGTACCATCCGTCATGACGACATCGCCCCGCGCAAGGGTTGGTGGCAGCGCTTCAAAACACTGATGGCCATCCTCGGCCCCGGGTTGATCGTAATGGTCGGCGATAATGACGCCGGCGCATTCAGCACTTACGGCCAGGCCGGCCAGAACTACGGGACCATGCTGCTGTGGACCATGGCACTGTTGATTCCGGTGTTGTACGTCAATCAGGAAATGGTGCTGCGTCTGGGGGCCGTGACGGGTGTCGGTCACGCCCGACTGATCATTGAACGCTTCGGCAAGTTCTGGGGTGCGTTCAGTGCGATCGACCTGTTCATCCTCAACGCGCTGACCATTGTTACCGAGTTCATCGGCATCAGCCTCGGGATGGATTTCCTCGGTGTGCCCAAGGTGGCCGGTGTGTGTGTGGCAGCGGTGTTCATCATGCTCGCCGCCTGTACCGGCGACTTCCGGCGCTTCGAACGCTTCGCGTTGATCCTGGTGATCGGCAGCCTGCTGCTGGTACCGATTTTCGTGATGATTCATCCACCGATGGCACAAGTCGCTCACGACTTTTTCATCCCGCAACTGCCGACTGACGGCAAGCTGTCGGAAGTGTTGTTGCTGATCATCGGCATCGTGGGTACCACCGTGGCGCCATGGCAGCTGTTCTTCCAGCAAAGCTACGTGATCGACAAACGCATCACTCCGCGCTTCATCAAGTACGAACGCGCCGATCTATGGCTGGGCATTGCAATGGTGGTGATTGGTGCCGTGGCAATGATCGCTTTCACCGCGCAGGTTTTTGTCGGTCACCCTGAGTTTGGCCAGTTCACCGATGCCGGCGCCATCGCCACAGGTATCGCCAAATATCACGGACGCCTGCCGGGCGTGTTGTTTGCCATCGCGTTGATCGACGCCAGCATCATCGGTGCAATGGCGGTGTCGCTATCGACCGCCTACGCACTGGGTGATGTCCTGAACCTGAAACACTCGCTACACCGTAAACCAGGCGATGCCAAAGGCTTTTACCTGATGTACTGCGCCTTGATCGCCCTCGCTGCGGCGCTGGTGTTGATTCCGGGCGTGCCGCTCGGCCTGTTGACCAACGCGGTACAGACGCTGGCGGGGGTACTGCTGCCAAGCGCCACCGTATTCCTGTTGCTACTGTGCAACGATAAGGAAGTACTGGGCCCATGGACGAACAAGCGCTTCACCAATCTCATTACTGCAGTCATTGTGGCAGTGCTCGTACTGATGTCGGTCATCTTGACCGCGGCGGTGGCCTTCCCGGATATGTCCGGTGAAACCATCACCAACATCCTCATCGGTGGAGGCATGGTGGGGCTCGTCATCGCCATTGCGGTGAATGTGCTGCACGCTCGCGCAGAAGTCGACAAAGGGATGCTGCCTGAGAGCACCGTTACCTTCACCCAACAAATGATGTACTCGTGGCGGATGCCGCCACTGGCACAGCTGAAGCCGATGGTACTGTCGCAACGAAACCGTATCTGGATGGGCGTGTTGCGCGGTTACCTGGTGGTGGCAATGGGTATGGTGATTTACAAAGTCATTCAACTGGCACTCGCCTAA
- a CDS encoding ribbon-helix-helix protein, CopG family has translation MENKTARLTVLIDPVKKKALEELCASQDLTPSQVVRQLIRDYLETHGVSYSTKSKITANGK, from the coding sequence ATGGAAAATAAGACTGCACGACTGACTGTGCTCATTGATCCCGTCAAGAAAAAAGCCCTGGAGGAGCTCTGTGCATCTCAGGACCTGACGCCTTCACAGGTCGTCCGTCAGCTTATTCGAGACTACCTGGAGACACATGGCGTGTCCTACTCGACCAAAAGCAAAATAACGGCCAATGGTAAGTAG
- a CDS encoding SulP family inorganic anion transporter, protein MIAIREAWKAGLLRPEHWLRNIVSGVIVGVVALPLAMAFAIASGVKPEQGIYTAIVSGLLVSLFGGSRLQIAGPTGAFVVILSGVTAKYGVDGLQIATMMAGAILLLLGITKLGAIIKFIPDPVIVGFTAGIGVIIWVGQWKDFFGLPKISGEHFHERLWHLVQALPSFHVPTTLLALSSLVLVITAPKIPGIRRVPGPLIAMVVVTALQAFFQFAGVATIGSAFGGIPQGLPAVGLPAITLPQVIELIGPAFAIAMLGAIESLLSAVVADGMAGTKHDSNQELIGQGIANLVTPLFGGFAATGAIARTATNIRNGGNSPIAGFVHALTLILLILFLAPLASDIPLCALAAILFVVAYNMSELKHFQRMVKRAPKADVAILLITFSLTVFSDLAIAVNIGVILAMLQFMRRMASSVEVQQMVEKELEVELRINGHVRLPPGVLVYTIEGPLFFGAAETFERVLAQTHTDPGTLIIRLKRVPFMDITGLQTLLEVIEHLRKRSIVVKLCEANEKVLGKLDKAGILQALGPEHYHADFSGALGSFEIDKTPHLG, encoded by the coding sequence ATGATTGCGATACGAGAAGCCTGGAAAGCGGGCCTGTTGAGGCCCGAGCACTGGCTTCGAAATATCGTCTCCGGGGTCATCGTCGGCGTTGTGGCGTTGCCCTTGGCCATGGCGTTTGCCATCGCCTCAGGCGTCAAGCCGGAGCAAGGAATTTACACCGCCATTGTCAGTGGTCTCCTGGTTTCTCTTTTCGGAGGAAGCCGTCTTCAGATCGCAGGCCCGACAGGGGCATTCGTTGTCATTTTGTCCGGAGTGACCGCCAAATACGGCGTTGATGGCTTGCAGATCGCAACGATGATGGCCGGGGCGATTTTGTTATTGCTCGGTATCACCAAGCTTGGCGCCATCATCAAGTTCATTCCCGACCCGGTGATTGTCGGATTCACCGCCGGCATTGGTGTGATCATCTGGGTCGGGCAGTGGAAAGATTTCTTCGGTTTGCCGAAAATCAGCGGTGAGCATTTCCATGAGCGACTCTGGCACCTGGTTCAGGCTCTCCCCAGCTTTCATGTGCCTACGACACTGTTAGCACTCTCAAGTCTGGTGCTGGTGATCACCGCCCCCAAAATACCTGGCATAAGACGTGTTCCTGGCCCTTTGATCGCCATGGTCGTCGTGACGGCGCTGCAGGCATTTTTTCAGTTCGCTGGCGTTGCAACGATCGGGAGTGCTTTCGGGGGGATTCCTCAAGGATTACCTGCGGTCGGCCTTCCCGCAATAACACTGCCTCAAGTGATTGAGTTGATTGGCCCGGCGTTCGCCATCGCGATGTTGGGCGCTATCGAGTCGTTACTGTCTGCTGTTGTCGCCGACGGTATGGCCGGTACCAAGCATGACTCCAATCAGGAGTTAATCGGCCAAGGCATCGCTAATCTGGTCACCCCTTTGTTCGGTGGCTTTGCCGCGACAGGTGCAATTGCTCGAACCGCTACCAACATCCGCAATGGAGGTAACAGTCCCATCGCGGGTTTTGTACATGCGCTCACATTGATATTGCTGATTTTATTCCTGGCGCCTTTGGCTTCGGATATCCCGCTGTGTGCGCTGGCAGCGATCCTGTTCGTGGTCGCCTACAACATGAGCGAGTTGAAGCATTTTCAACGCATGGTCAAGCGTGCCCCGAAAGCCGACGTGGCGATACTGCTCATCACCTTCAGCCTGACCGTTTTCAGCGATTTAGCGATCGCTGTGAACATTGGTGTCATTCTCGCGATGCTGCAATTCATGCGTCGGATGGCATCGTCTGTCGAAGTGCAGCAAATGGTCGAAAAAGAGCTTGAGGTTGAGTTACGGATCAATGGGCACGTTCGTCTGCCGCCTGGCGTTTTGGTGTACACCATTGAAGGGCCGCTTTTCTTTGGCGCAGCAGAAACCTTTGAGCGTGTTCTGGCCCAAACGCACACCGATCCGGGGACATTGATTATTCGTCTGAAGCGAGTGCCGTTCATGGACATAACGGGCTTGCAAACGCTGCTCGAAGTCATTGAGCACTTACGCAAGCGCAGCATTGTCGTAAAACTGTGCGAAGCCAACGAGAAGGTTCTTGGCAAGCTGGACAAAGCAGGAATACTCCAAGCGCTCGGTCCGGAGCATTATCATGCCGACTTCAGTGGTGCATTGGGCAGTTTCGAGATCGACAAGACACCACACCTCGGCTGA
- a CDS encoding metal-dependent hydrolase encodes MPSIITHAVVPLIVGAAMGRRHISARLLIMGAVLAALPDADVISFKLGIAYTDTWGHRGAAHSIAFALAISCLASVFYKSLHTSLGRCISFLFLAAVSHPLLDACTDGGLGVALFWPFSELRWFMPFRPIEVSPIGLTQFLSQRGWAVLQSEILWVWLPTLGLAAVLLAGRWVWPAKYSRALATDMTPLQGRGSQK; translated from the coding sequence ATGCCTAGCATTATCACCCATGCTGTCGTGCCCCTTATTGTTGGAGCGGCGATGGGGCGGCGCCACATCAGCGCCAGGTTATTGATCATGGGCGCGGTGCTGGCCGCGCTACCTGATGCCGACGTGATTTCATTCAAACTGGGCATTGCCTATACCGACACCTGGGGGCATCGCGGTGCAGCCCATTCGATAGCTTTTGCCTTGGCCATTAGCTGTCTGGCGAGTGTGTTTTATAAGTCACTGCATACGAGCCTTGGGCGCTGCATCAGCTTTCTCTTCCTGGCGGCCGTGTCTCATCCATTACTGGATGCCTGCACCGATGGCGGCCTCGGGGTTGCCTTGTTCTGGCCCTTCAGTGAGCTACGGTGGTTCATGCCGTTCAGACCGATCGAAGTGTCCCCCATCGGTTTGACGCAGTTTCTGAGTCAGCGCGGCTGGGCAGTGCTGCAGTCTGAGATTTTATGGGTGTGGTTGCCCACGCTGGGGCTGGCCGCTGTTCTCCTTGCTGGTCGATGGGTATGGCCTGCCAAGTACAGCAGAGCGCTCGCTACCGACATGACCCCCCTCCAAGGGAGGGGCAGTCAGAAATGA